The Verrucomicrobium spinosum DSM 4136 = JCM 18804 genome includes a region encoding these proteins:
- a CDS encoding TorF family putative porin — protein MKLNTLLIPALSAAFAASAYAGAPAKAPAQVQPPIVEEDTSLGFSLTAGYDTDYVYRGVRFAQNLVTVAVDGNIPFTDVLSLNVGAWFGTSADDSYVGTGDSYHELDLYAALLADLGPVTVGLKYQYYLFEGDAGDVLDDINEVGVLISSTVGPVDVIGGAYYDESADGFYFEAGVSKNIAITDRISLVPAALVSYAIDYYGVDGFNHIKVSLAAPIKLTKTATLTPYIAGNIPIDALDDLGEEDRVYGGVSLSVSF, from the coding sequence ATGAAATTGAATACCTTGCTCATCCCAGCATTGAGCGCGGCGTTCGCAGCCTCGGCTTACGCCGGCGCTCCCGCCAAAGCTCCCGCCCAGGTTCAGCCCCCGATCGTTGAGGAAGACACCTCCCTTGGTTTCTCCCTGACGGCTGGCTATGACACCGACTACGTCTATCGTGGTGTGCGTTTCGCCCAGAACCTTGTGACGGTTGCTGTTGACGGCAACATCCCCTTCACGGACGTCCTCTCCTTGAACGTGGGCGCCTGGTTCGGCACCTCCGCTGACGACTCCTATGTCGGCACCGGTGACTCCTACCATGAACTCGACCTCTACGCCGCCCTTCTGGCCGACCTCGGCCCGGTGACCGTGGGTCTGAAGTACCAGTACTACCTCTTCGAAGGTGACGCTGGCGACGTGCTCGACGACATCAACGAAGTCGGCGTGCTAATCTCCTCCACCGTCGGCCCTGTTGACGTGATTGGCGGCGCTTACTACGACGAATCCGCTGATGGCTTCTACTTCGAAGCTGGCGTTTCCAAGAACATCGCCATCACCGATCGCATCAGCCTCGTTCCTGCGGCGCTCGTGTCCTACGCCATCGACTACTACGGCGTGGACGGTTTCAACCACATCAAAGTTAGCCTGGCCGCTCCGATCAAGCTGACGAAGACCGCTACCCTCACCCCCTACATCGCTGGCAACATTCCGATCGACGCCCTCGATGACCTTGGTGAAGAAGACCGCGTGTACGGCGGCGTGAGCCTCAGCGTCAGCTTCTAA
- a CDS encoding winged helix-turn-helix domain-containing protein, which yields MQTPVDVVPGFNLQPRLRVFAGSEMVLGWGKIMLLKLIRETGSIAEAARTMDMSYNHAWNLIRIMNNNFKDPLVAASRGGKGKGGAQVTEAGEKVLRLYEEMAEECLKATRSQWRKMQSLLQTSTPQPTSQTQNSAEE from the coding sequence ATGCAAACGCCTGTTGACGTCGTCCCAGGATTCAATCTCCAGCCACGACTGCGAGTCTTTGCCGGCTCGGAAATGGTCCTTGGCTGGGGCAAGATCATGCTGCTCAAGCTCATCCGGGAAACCGGTTCCATCGCGGAAGCAGCGCGAACCATGGACATGTCCTACAACCATGCCTGGAACCTCATCAGGATCATGAACAATAATTTCAAAGATCCCCTCGTGGCAGCCTCCCGTGGGGGCAAAGGCAAAGGCGGTGCCCAGGTGACGGAGGCAGGCGAAAAGGTGCTGCGCCTCTACGAGGAAATGGCGGAAGAGTGCCTCAAAGCCACCCGCAGCCAGTGGCGAAAAATGCAAAGTCTGCTGCAAACCTCCACCCCCCAACCGACGTCCCAAACACAAAATTCAGCAGAGGAATGA
- the modA gene encoding molybdate ABC transporter substrate-binding protein, translated as MKTRTLVSALTALVMGSLIPPSLFAQTKELRVSAAASLADVLKEIHTGFEKTHGIKVELNLGASSALVRQIEAGAPADVFISADASKMDQLEKAGLINTATREDQLSNALVVVVPADSSLAITGGKDLLKPEIRMLALGAPKAVPAGVYTREWLTKLGLWAQVEPKVLATDNVRSALAAVESGNVEAGVVYKTDAAITTKVKVAFEVSATEGPVITYPMAALKEAKNADLAKQYLEHLDTPESHTLFQKYGFIVLPEPKR; from the coding sequence ATGAAAACACGCACTTTGGTATCCGCCCTGACCGCTCTGGTAATGGGCAGCCTGATTCCCCCTTCCCTCTTCGCCCAGACGAAGGAACTACGGGTGTCGGCCGCCGCGAGCCTGGCTGACGTCCTCAAAGAGATTCACACCGGGTTTGAGAAGACCCACGGCATTAAAGTAGAACTCAATCTTGGTGCCTCCAGCGCCCTGGTCAGGCAGATCGAGGCCGGAGCGCCGGCGGACGTCTTCATTTCAGCCGACGCCTCCAAAATGGACCAGCTTGAGAAGGCCGGGCTCATCAACACCGCCACACGCGAGGACCAGCTGTCCAACGCCCTCGTGGTGGTGGTGCCTGCGGACAGCAGCCTGGCCATCACTGGAGGCAAGGACCTGCTGAAGCCGGAAATTCGCATGCTTGCCCTAGGCGCCCCCAAGGCCGTACCCGCCGGAGTGTACACCAGAGAATGGCTCACCAAGCTGGGCCTCTGGGCTCAAGTGGAGCCCAAGGTCCTGGCTACGGACAACGTCCGCTCCGCCCTGGCTGCCGTGGAGTCCGGCAACGTGGAAGCTGGAGTAGTGTACAAAACCGATGCCGCGATCACCACCAAAGTGAAGGTTGCCTTTGAGGTGTCGGCCACGGAAGGACCAGTCATCACCTACCCCATGGCCGCCCTGAAGGAGGCAAAGAACGCCGATCTGGCCAAGCAGTACCTGGAGCACCTGGACACGCCGGAATCGCATACGCTCTTCCAAAAGTACGGTTTCATCGTGCTTCCTGAGCCGAAGCGCTGA
- the rpsT gene encoding 30S ribosomal protein S20, which produces MANIRSSEKDIRRTQTRTLRNQANKSRIRTLRKKVLGAVAKGDATAAQTAYNEFASAADKAAKTKVLHKNTASRLKSRVAAQLAKVGAAK; this is translated from the coding sequence ATGGCCAACATCCGCTCTTCAGAGAAAGACATCCGCAGAACGCAGACCCGCACACTGCGCAATCAGGCGAACAAAAGCCGGATCCGTACACTGCGTAAGAAGGTTCTTGGAGCCGTGGCCAAAGGTGACGCGACTGCAGCCCAGACCGCGTACAACGAGTTCGCCTCCGCTGCCGACAAGGCCGCCAAGACCAAGGTGCTTCACAAGAATACCGCTTCCCGTCTGAAGAGCCGCGTCGCCGCCCAGCTTGCCAAGGTTGGCGCTGCCAAGTAA
- a CDS encoding FHA domain-containing protein: MARIVFTLEDGTEIEIELDAEVITVGRHTDSIVVLPSSSVSSHHATIRQRGDSYYVQDLGTTNGTRLNGVEVEEARLEDGDQLMFGDIPAVVHLSVAPITRGVPTAPVPIPVPLAATAPVASKYATSRSMPVAPGPRRSTRPVQQYEESSGCAGFLTFLLFLVLAFAVGLHVRHGVETGGFLIGDVIKKVRDKASDGVEKDAAPATKGEGKAPVAPAPAPAPRASAPAKPAPAPAAPSMMNGDAPMSNMAPAMSGDGTMSEMAPKPAAPAMMEMN; encoded by the coding sequence ATGGCGCGGATAGTTTTCACTCTGGAAGACGGCACGGAAATCGAAATCGAGCTTGATGCCGAAGTCATCACGGTCGGCCGTCACACCGACAGCATCGTGGTGCTGCCGAGTTCTTCAGTGTCTAGTCACCACGCGACCATCCGGCAGCGGGGGGACAGTTACTACGTGCAGGATTTGGGCACGACCAATGGCACCCGCCTGAATGGAGTGGAGGTGGAGGAGGCCCGTTTAGAAGACGGGGATCAGCTGATGTTCGGCGATATTCCCGCCGTGGTGCACCTTTCCGTGGCCCCGATCACCCGGGGCGTACCCACGGCCCCGGTCCCCATCCCGGTCCCCCTGGCAGCCACTGCTCCGGTGGCGTCCAAGTACGCCACGAGCCGATCGATGCCGGTCGCCCCAGGTCCGCGTCGCTCTACGCGCCCGGTGCAACAGTATGAGGAGTCCTCGGGCTGTGCTGGCTTTTTGACTTTCCTCTTGTTCCTGGTCCTGGCCTTCGCAGTGGGGCTGCATGTCCGGCACGGGGTGGAAACAGGTGGTTTCCTGATTGGCGATGTCATCAAAAAAGTGCGGGACAAGGCCAGTGACGGAGTGGAGAAAGATGCCGCTCCCGCCACCAAAGGCGAGGGGAAGGCCCCTGTAGCACCAGCACCAGCACCAGCTCCGCGTGCCAGTGCGCCAGCCAAGCCGGCACCTGCGCCCGCCGCTCCCTCCATGATGAATGGAGATGCTCCTATGTCCAACATGGCCCCCGCGATGAGTGGGGATGGCACCATGTCGGAAATGGCCCCCAAACCAGCGGCTCCGGCAATGATGGAAATGAACTAG
- a CDS encoding efflux RND transporter periplasmic adaptor subunit encodes MKLKAVPHLAAVLTAAVLFPACGKKKQQTMAPPPPAVIVAQTIQRTVPIFVDSVAQTQAAATVEIRARVQGFLTQAPFREGGLVKKGDLLFEIDPKPYEAAVEQARANVAKAEATAERARADAKRLVPLVKQNAISQQDLDTANANARVADSEVLALKAALTSAELSLGYTVMRAPFDGIIGARLVDVGNYVGSSSDTMLLAVVSIVDPMRVQFNVPEGNYIRFQRRFMGDDEAREKHSAAMQFRLLLSDGTTYEHIGKFEFADRALDAKAGTLKIVVSFPNAEGLLKPGQFGRVRAMTEERPDVVLVPQRAVVNTQSVQSVMVVGEGNKVEQRSIVAKDRFEDYFIVTNGLKPGERVVVEGLQKARAGMVVNPQQASTDEGGKPAPPTAPAPGKAPEAAPVPPSAPAAPSGEKPAANDGK; translated from the coding sequence ATGAAACTCAAAGCAGTTCCCCACCTGGCGGCAGTCTTGACCGCTGCCGTGTTATTCCCCGCCTGTGGGAAAAAAAAGCAGCAGACCATGGCTCCGCCGCCCCCGGCTGTGATCGTGGCCCAGACGATCCAGCGAACGGTGCCCATTTTTGTAGATAGCGTGGCGCAGACGCAGGCGGCGGCCACGGTGGAGATCCGGGCGCGAGTGCAGGGGTTTCTCACCCAGGCACCCTTCCGGGAAGGGGGGCTGGTGAAGAAAGGGGATCTGCTGTTTGAGATTGACCCCAAGCCCTACGAAGCCGCAGTGGAGCAGGCGAGGGCAAATGTCGCCAAAGCTGAAGCCACTGCGGAAAGAGCCCGGGCGGATGCCAAACGGCTGGTGCCTCTGGTAAAGCAGAATGCGATCTCCCAGCAGGATCTGGACACGGCCAATGCCAATGCCCGGGTGGCAGACTCCGAGGTGCTGGCCTTGAAGGCGGCCCTGACCTCCGCAGAACTCAGCCTGGGGTACACGGTGATGAGGGCCCCGTTTGACGGGATCATCGGAGCCCGCCTCGTGGATGTAGGAAACTATGTGGGCAGCAGCTCTGACACCATGCTGCTGGCTGTGGTGTCCATCGTGGATCCCATGCGGGTGCAGTTCAACGTGCCGGAGGGGAACTACATCCGCTTTCAACGCCGGTTCATGGGGGATGACGAGGCGCGGGAAAAACACAGCGCGGCCATGCAGTTCCGCCTGCTTCTCAGTGATGGCACAACTTATGAGCATATCGGCAAATTTGAGTTTGCGGATCGTGCACTGGATGCCAAGGCGGGAACGCTGAAAATTGTGGTGTCCTTCCCGAATGCCGAAGGCCTTCTCAAGCCGGGCCAGTTTGGCCGGGTGCGGGCTATGACGGAGGAGCGGCCGGATGTGGTGCTGGTGCCTCAGCGGGCGGTGGTAAACACACAGAGCGTACAGTCGGTGATGGTGGTGGGCGAGGGCAACAAGGTCGAGCAGCGCTCCATCGTGGCCAAGGACCGGTTTGAAGATTATTTCATCGTCACGAACGGACTCAAGCCAGGCGAAAGAGTGGTGGTGGAAGGGCTGCAAAAAGCAAGGGCTGGCATGGTCGTGAACCCGCAACAGGCCAGCACGGACGAGGGGGGCAAGCCTGCTCCGCCGACTGCACCCGCTCCAGGGAAAGCGCCGGAGGCCGCCCCTGTCCCACCCTCTGCACCCGCGGCTCCCTCGGGAGAGAAACCGGCAGCGAACGACGGCAAGTAA
- a CDS encoding TetR/AcrR family transcriptional regulator — protein MNTHSQLQTADRRTRERERKIEGLLSAAAQEFAAKGYHRTSMEDIARAAEYATGAIYRYFSGKEDLFMGLLERQMSGVTRHVQEAVKAAAGPHEALRVVVESQVEYASRDISLIQIYFSEGVEVMKEPASQKRLEALRNRFESWLAARIAAGQRAGEFRPGDPRLFTMVIQGMVVALFRQWASGLLSPKSWKAQARFVSECALRSISRSTPP, from the coding sequence GTGAATACTCATTCACAGCTACAGACAGCCGATCGCCGGACCCGGGAACGGGAAAGGAAGATCGAGGGGCTGCTGTCGGCAGCGGCGCAGGAATTTGCGGCGAAGGGCTACCATCGCACCTCCATGGAGGATATTGCCCGAGCTGCGGAATATGCCACCGGTGCGATCTATCGTTACTTCTCCGGAAAGGAGGACCTCTTCATGGGGCTGCTGGAGCGACAGATGTCTGGCGTGACGCGCCATGTTCAAGAGGCGGTGAAGGCCGCGGCGGGTCCGCATGAGGCACTGCGAGTGGTGGTGGAGTCTCAGGTTGAGTATGCGAGCCGCGATATCAGCCTCATCCAGATTTATTTCTCGGAAGGGGTGGAGGTGATGAAGGAGCCCGCCTCGCAGAAGCGGCTGGAGGCCCTGAGAAACAGGTTTGAATCCTGGCTCGCTGCCCGCATTGCGGCAGGGCAGAGGGCAGGTGAGTTCCGTCCGGGGGATCCCCGGCTCTTTACCATGGTCATCCAGGGGATGGTCGTGGCCTTGTTTCGCCAGTGGGCGTCAGGGCTGCTGTCACCCAAATCGTGGAAGGCCCAGGCCCGGTTTGTGTCCGAATGTGCGCTCCGTTCCATCTCCCGATCCACTCCTCCATGA
- a CDS encoding alginate export family protein: MKARPLPLKTLPLALAGLLLLGHTAATGLLAGTTAAPAADKKPLSAGLLNDALRLQNPAFDAWDIGGQFRFRYELKDDAGVVASQDFLSRGVDNDNDVFLFREKLHIGWQPESWLKLFMEGRGAQAESDDRDPSPEQDVWDLHQAYLHFGDPKLFPLTLKLGRQEMTYGDQRFVGIGDWSNTGRSFDAAVLRYSFSSTSWIDAFTSRVVIPRDDYFNESNEYDQFSGLYASAQSLWTGVETQAFFLARNVSGKSPNAIAPGIGGPTERDVYTYGVRLKSLPDKFGPWDFAFEGAGQFGDIVTAGVERDLQSFALTGTVGYTLRDVWAKPRIALGYDYASGDSNGSDGDHETFEPLFGTNHSFYGVMDLVGLRNLSSPRISFSVKPAKGLALSVDYLLFWLADTSDSFYPESGSARSSNGYGKNPQYSSFVGSELDIVAKYAFNSATEFQLGYGHFFPGDYIKSSVGNVPTNGGATGGDWLYVQAVFNF; this comes from the coding sequence ATGAAAGCCAGGCCTCTGCCTCTCAAAACACTGCCTCTGGCCTTGGCCGGACTCCTCCTGCTCGGCCACACGGCAGCAACCGGACTCCTGGCTGGCACGACTGCCGCCCCTGCCGCGGACAAAAAGCCCCTTAGCGCCGGATTGCTCAATGATGCGCTACGCCTGCAGAACCCGGCGTTTGATGCCTGGGACATCGGCGGCCAGTTCCGTTTCCGCTATGAGTTGAAGGATGATGCCGGAGTGGTCGCCAGCCAAGACTTCCTCAGCCGTGGGGTGGACAATGACAATGATGTCTTCCTGTTTCGCGAGAAGCTGCACATTGGCTGGCAGCCGGAGTCCTGGCTCAAGCTGTTTATGGAAGGCCGCGGGGCTCAGGCGGAATCCGACGACCGCGATCCCAGCCCTGAGCAGGATGTCTGGGACCTTCATCAGGCCTATCTTCATTTCGGCGATCCCAAGCTCTTCCCCCTGACCCTGAAGCTCGGCCGCCAGGAGATGACCTACGGCGACCAGCGTTTCGTCGGCATCGGCGACTGGAGCAACACGGGGCGAAGCTTCGACGCTGCGGTGCTCCGCTACTCCTTCAGCAGCACGAGCTGGATCGATGCCTTCACGAGCCGCGTCGTCATTCCCCGGGATGATTATTTCAATGAATCCAACGAGTACGACCAGTTCTCCGGCCTCTACGCCTCCGCCCAGAGTCTCTGGACCGGAGTGGAGACGCAGGCGTTTTTCCTCGCCCGCAACGTGAGCGGCAAGTCCCCCAACGCCATTGCCCCCGGCATCGGCGGCCCTACGGAGCGCGACGTGTACACCTACGGCGTGCGCCTCAAGTCCCTGCCGGACAAGTTCGGCCCCTGGGACTTCGCCTTTGAAGGTGCCGGCCAGTTTGGCGACATCGTCACTGCTGGGGTGGAGCGCGACCTCCAGTCCTTCGCCCTCACGGGCACAGTGGGCTACACCCTCCGCGACGTCTGGGCCAAGCCCCGTATCGCCCTCGGCTACGACTACGCCAGCGGCGATTCCAATGGCAGCGACGGGGATCACGAGACCTTCGAGCCCCTGTTCGGCACCAACCACTCCTTCTACGGAGTGATGGATCTCGTGGGTCTGCGCAACCTCAGCAGCCCCAGGATCTCCTTCTCCGTGAAACCCGCCAAGGGGCTCGCGCTCTCAGTGGACTACCTCCTCTTCTGGCTCGCCGATACCAGCGACTCCTTTTACCCGGAGTCCGGCTCTGCCCGCAGCAGCAATGGTTACGGGAAAAACCCACAGTACAGCTCGTTCGTTGGCTCTGAACTAGATATTGTGGCCAAGTATGCCTTCAACTCCGCCACGGAGTTCCAGCTTGGCTATGGCCACTTCTTCCCGGGCGACTACATCAAGAGCTCGGTGGGCAACGTGCCGACGAACGGCGGTGCCACCGGAGGCGACTGGCTTTACGTACAGGCAGTATTCAACTTCTAA
- a CDS encoding ABC transporter permease, whose product MHAPSANLTPAGGRQGFGWVDLVVMLALLGLLWSVLHFGRGMWVHFDEAKAPPLDTSVWNIPYYAGRTLLRMWMAFACSLVFTFVVGYAAAKNRVARAVILPALDVLQSVPVLGFLSATVTGFMALFPGSLFGVECACIFAIFTGQVWNMTFGFYNSLVTIPADMEEAASTYGLNRWQRFTTVQLPASMHSLIFNSMMSFGGGWFFVAQSEAISVMNKNIKLPGLGSYMASAVETGDNRAALWAVAAMLLIILASDQLVWRPLLAWADKYRMELTESGSPPRSWLYDLLRRAYVFEWFNHRLEPLCDWIRHLTFRLTTVEPSRPQSRVPMGSLVVRGLGLVVLAWVGSKCATGLVAAVVNVRDHVSPAQMGNIAMAGLFTLLRVLVMTTLATLIWVPVGVWIGLRPGVARFAQPLAQMAASFPVNMTFPFVVGFYVAWHIPMGWGSIFLMAMGTQWYILFNVVAGAMAIPNDLKEAARTYGLRGWNLWRTLILPAIFPYWVTGACTAAGGAWNASIVAELATWGPTQLKANGLGATLAEATHQGDKPVIICSIAMMSLFVVLMNRVLWRRLYRLAERRFRLD is encoded by the coding sequence ATGCATGCCCCATCTGCCAACCTCACGCCTGCTGGTGGCAGGCAGGGTTTTGGCTGGGTGGACTTGGTGGTGATGCTGGCCCTGCTGGGGCTGTTGTGGAGTGTGCTCCACTTTGGCAGGGGTATGTGGGTGCATTTTGACGAGGCCAAGGCTCCACCCCTGGACACCTCTGTCTGGAACATTCCCTACTACGCGGGGCGCACGCTGTTGCGCATGTGGATGGCCTTTGCCTGCTCCCTGGTCTTTACCTTTGTGGTGGGGTATGCGGCTGCGAAAAATCGCGTGGCCCGGGCTGTGATCCTGCCTGCGCTGGATGTGCTGCAGTCCGTGCCCGTGCTGGGGTTTCTCTCCGCCACGGTCACCGGTTTCATGGCGTTGTTTCCTGGAAGCCTGTTTGGGGTCGAGTGCGCGTGCATCTTTGCCATCTTTACCGGCCAGGTCTGGAACATGACCTTTGGCTTTTACAACTCCCTGGTGACGATACCTGCAGACATGGAGGAGGCGGCTTCCACGTATGGGCTGAACCGCTGGCAGCGCTTCACCACGGTGCAGCTCCCTGCCTCCATGCACAGCCTGATCTTCAACTCCATGATGTCCTTTGGCGGGGGGTGGTTCTTTGTGGCGCAGAGCGAGGCCATCAGCGTCATGAACAAGAACATCAAGCTGCCGGGGCTGGGTTCCTACATGGCTTCGGCGGTGGAAACGGGCGACAACCGGGCGGCCCTGTGGGCGGTTGCGGCGATGTTGCTCATCATTCTGGCCAGTGACCAACTGGTCTGGCGGCCGCTGCTCGCCTGGGCGGACAAGTACAGGATGGAGCTGACGGAGTCCGGCTCGCCACCCCGTTCCTGGCTCTATGACCTGCTCAGGAGGGCGTATGTCTTTGAGTGGTTCAACCACCGCCTTGAGCCCCTGTGTGACTGGATCCGTCATCTGACCTTCCGCCTGACGACCGTGGAACCTTCGAGACCGCAATCGCGGGTGCCGATGGGGTCTCTGGTGGTGCGGGGATTGGGGCTCGTCGTGCTGGCGTGGGTGGGGAGCAAATGCGCCACTGGCCTGGTGGCGGCGGTTGTGAACGTTAGAGACCATGTTTCTCCGGCTCAAATGGGAAACATCGCGATGGCGGGCCTGTTCACGTTGCTGCGAGTGTTGGTGATGACCACCCTGGCCACGCTGATCTGGGTGCCAGTGGGGGTCTGGATTGGCTTGCGGCCTGGGGTGGCGCGGTTTGCCCAGCCTTTGGCTCAGATGGCAGCTTCCTTTCCGGTGAACATGACCTTCCCCTTTGTGGTGGGCTTCTATGTGGCCTGGCACATTCCCATGGGCTGGGGGAGCATCTTCCTCATGGCCATGGGCACCCAGTGGTACATCCTCTTCAATGTGGTGGCCGGGGCGATGGCGATTCCCAACGACCTCAAGGAAGCGGCGCGAACTTATGGGCTCCGTGGTTGGAACCTGTGGCGCACATTGATCCTGCCTGCCATTTTTCCCTATTGGGTGACGGGTGCCTGCACCGCAGCCGGAGGTGCCTGGAACGCGAGCATCGTCGCCGAACTGGCGACTTGGGGACCAACACAGCTCAAGGCGAATGGGCTGGGGGCCACTCTTGCCGAGGCCACCCACCAGGGAGACAAGCCTGTCATCATCTGCAGCATCGCGATGATGTCTCTCTTCGTCGTACTGATGAACCGCGTGCTCTGGCGGAGACTCTACCGCCTCGCGGAGCGCCGTTTCCGCCTTGATTGA
- a CDS encoding YncE family protein has translation MSTCNTSSAIPSLPPGASLPVARPRILKVISLGALSLLAFVGASLAESTVAPVVQGTVLVTNKGDRTLSLIDPKTNKQIAVVPEEGITGHEVSASADGKLAFVPIFGNSGVGKPGTDGQLIRVIDLEKKAIVATIDFGKGVRPHCPITCEKTGLLYVTTELENSVAVIDPKTFKILGSVPTGHPESHMLTVSKDGKRGYTANVESGTVSVLDLEARKLLTSIKVAPRTQRISLSVDDKLAFTSDQVQPLLVVVDTATNTVKNSIPLPDYGYGTAATPDGKTLLVTIINRNLVVEVDLATMKLGRAVDVPAAPQALIVSPDGAKAYVSCDASAQVAVIDLKAWKVESLVDVGKVADGLAWAKK, from the coding sequence ATGAGCACCTGCAACACCTCGTCTGCCATCCCTTCTTTGCCTCCTGGCGCAAGTCTCCCCGTGGCGCGTCCCCGCATCCTCAAGGTCATCTCATTGGGGGCCCTTTCCTTGCTGGCCTTTGTCGGAGCGTCCCTTGCGGAGAGCACTGTCGCCCCTGTGGTGCAGGGCACCGTGCTCGTCACCAACAAAGGGGACCGCACGCTATCGTTGATCGATCCCAAGACCAATAAACAAATCGCGGTGGTGCCGGAAGAGGGGATCACCGGGCATGAGGTGTCAGCTTCGGCGGACGGCAAGCTGGCGTTTGTCCCCATCTTTGGGAACTCGGGCGTGGGCAAGCCGGGCACGGATGGCCAGCTCATTCGCGTGATCGATCTGGAAAAGAAGGCCATTGTGGCGACGATCGACTTTGGCAAAGGGGTGCGGCCGCACTGCCCGATCACCTGCGAGAAGACGGGGCTGCTCTACGTAACCACAGAGCTGGAGAACTCGGTGGCCGTCATTGATCCCAAGACTTTCAAGATTCTAGGCTCCGTGCCGACGGGACATCCTGAGTCCCACATGCTGACCGTTTCCAAAGACGGCAAGCGCGGCTACACGGCGAATGTGGAATCCGGCACGGTCTCGGTGCTGGATCTGGAGGCCCGGAAGCTCCTCACCAGCATCAAGGTGGCACCGCGTACCCAGCGCATCTCCCTGTCTGTGGATGACAAGCTGGCCTTTACCTCGGATCAGGTGCAGCCGCTCCTGGTGGTGGTGGACACCGCGACGAACACGGTAAAGAACAGCATTCCTCTGCCGGACTACGGCTATGGCACAGCGGCCACCCCTGATGGCAAAACCCTGCTGGTGACCATCATCAACCGCAACCTGGTGGTGGAAGTGGATCTGGCCACCATGAAGCTGGGCCGTGCCGTGGACGTGCCCGCCGCTCCCCAGGCATTGATTGTCAGCCCCGATGGAGCCAAGGCCTATGTGTCTTGTGACGCCAGCGCCCAGGTGGCGGTGATCGATCTAAAAGCGTGGAAGGTGGAGTCGTTGGTGGATGTGGGCAAGGTGGCTGATGGTCTGGCCTGGGCGAAGAAATAG
- a CDS encoding nitrate/sulfonate/bicarbonate ABC transporter ATP-binding protein, with product MNATSAFLPSDAGPARPVIAELCNISKTFNLAGGRELKVLDQIDLAVHEGELLALLGQSGSGKSTILRCLTGLAEPSTGRVLCYGERLKGINPNASIVFQTFALYPWLTVEQNVAVGLMSRRMTRAEKAIAVEKAIETIGLSNYHTAYPRELSGGMRQRVGIARALVSQPKILCLDEAFSALDVLTAENLRQEMIGLWQKKDSGLKSIFMVTHNIEEAVEMATRICILFPRPGRLGLVLENNLPYPRDSRDPEFQRLVATIHETITTLTLPDLPPEPLLVSGRPVSRARSRMESIPLVPVGQILGLLSILRDSPDFTNIYDISNEIGREFWETISLVKAAEILELVDTPKNDVYLTELGLKFLAADREGRKKIFSDQVYKLRLFHIVIEYLKLEDEVEAERILKDIATALPYDNPEKILQTMIAWGRYAGIMDYNANSQTVFVPLDEAEEKEA from the coding sequence ATGAATGCGACTTCTGCCTTCCTGCCGTCTGATGCGGGTCCCGCCCGTCCAGTTATCGCGGAGCTTTGCAACATCTCCAAGACCTTCAATCTGGCGGGAGGCCGGGAACTCAAGGTGCTGGACCAGATTGACCTGGCGGTGCATGAGGGTGAGCTCCTCGCCCTGCTGGGCCAGTCAGGATCTGGCAAGTCGACCATCTTGCGATGCCTCACCGGACTGGCGGAGCCCAGCACCGGGAGGGTGCTCTGCTACGGGGAGCGGCTCAAGGGGATCAATCCCAATGCGTCCATCGTTTTCCAGACGTTTGCCCTCTATCCCTGGCTCACGGTGGAGCAGAATGTGGCGGTGGGGCTCATGTCCCGCCGCATGACTCGGGCTGAAAAGGCCATCGCGGTAGAGAAGGCCATCGAGACCATTGGTCTAAGCAACTACCACACGGCCTATCCGCGGGAGCTCTCTGGTGGCATGCGTCAGCGGGTGGGCATCGCCCGGGCTCTTGTCTCCCAGCCAAAGATTCTGTGCCTTGATGAGGCATTCAGTGCCCTGGACGTCCTCACGGCGGAGAACCTGCGCCAGGAGATGATCGGCCTCTGGCAGAAGAAGGACTCCGGGCTGAAAAGCATTTTCATGGTCACTCACAACATTGAGGAGGCCGTGGAGATGGCCACCCGGATCTGCATTCTCTTTCCCCGTCCCGGCAGACTGGGCCTGGTTTTGGAGAACAACCTGCCCTATCCGCGGGATTCGCGGGATCCGGAGTTCCAACGGCTTGTGGCCACAATTCACGAAACCATCACCACCCTTACACTGCCAGACCTGCCGCCTGAGCCGCTTCTGGTTTCAGGCCGGCCAGTGTCCCGGGCGCGCAGCCGCATGGAATCCATACCCCTGGTGCCGGTGGGCCAGATTCTCGGCCTGCTCAGCATCCTGAGGGACTCTCCAGATTTCACAAACATCTACGACATCTCCAATGAGATTGGCCGTGAGTTCTGGGAAACTATCTCCCTGGTGAAGGCGGCGGAGATCCTGGAGCTGGTGGACACGCCGAAAAACGATGTGTACCTCACCGAACTGGGGTTGAAATTCCTGGCAGCCGACCGGGAGGGGCGAAAGAAGATTTTCTCCGACCAGGTGTACAAGCTCAGGCTGTTTCACATCGTGATTGAATACCTCAAGCTGGAGGATGAGGTGGAGGCCGAACGTATCCTCAAGGACATTGCCACCGCTCTGCCCTACGACAATCCGGAGAAGATCCTCCAGACGATGATCGCCTGGGGGCGCTATGCGGGGATCATGGACTACAATGCAAACTCGCAGACTGTGTTTGTCCCGCTGGACGAGGCCGAAGAGAAGGAGGCGTGA